The following proteins are encoded in a genomic region of Zea mays cultivar B73 chromosome 9, Zm-B73-REFERENCE-NAM-5.0, whole genome shotgun sequence:
- the LOC100191162 gene encoding uncharacterized protein LOC100191162, whose amino-acid sequence MAVNWELQGCCHRDQRIFIAAVGVSTVVILLLWRTFLLTPFKLITVFLHETSHALACKLTCGDVEGMQVHANEGGVTQTRGGIYWIILPAGYLGSSFWGMVFILASTNLLTTRIAAGCFILALFIVLFVADNWFLRWLCLGFIVFIAVVWVIQEFTSFHILKYVILFIGVMNSLFSVYDIYDDLISRRVNTSDAEKFAEICPCPCNGFAWGVIWGFISFIFLCASIYLGLVILS is encoded by the exons ATGGCCGTCAACTGGGAGCTGCAGGGCTGCTGCCACCGCGACCAGAGGATCTTCATCGCCGCCGTTGGAGTCTCCACCGTCGTCATCCTCCTC CTCTGGAGGACGTTCCTGCTCACGCCGTTCAAGCTCATCACCGTCTTCCTCCACGAGACCAGCCACGCGCTCGCCTGCAAGCTCACCTGCGGCGAT GTAGAAGGCATGCAGGTCCATGCGAATGAGGGTGGCGTTACTCAAACTCGGGGTGGCATATATTGGATAATCTTGCCCGCTGGAT ATCTGGGTTCATCATTTTGGGGAATGGTGTTCATACTTGCATCCACAAATCTCCTCACTACAAGAATTGCAGCGGGTTGTTTCATACTTGCACTGTTTATTGTCCTTTTTGTTGCAGACAAT TGGTTTCTTCGCTGGCTCTGCCTTG GATTCATTGTATTCATTGCTGTTGTTTGGGTCATACAAGAATTTACATCTTTCCATATTCTGAAATATGTGATCTTATTCATAG GTGTGATGAACAGCTTATTTTCAGTTTATG ATATTTATGACGACTTGATATCCCGAAGAGTTAATACAAGTGATGCTGAGAAGTTTGCTGAAATATGCCCTTGCCCTTGCAATGGTTTTGCATGGGGTGTTATATG GGGATTCATCTCGTTTATCTTCCTCTGCGCTTCAATATACCTTGGACTGGTCATATTGTCTTGA
- the LOC103640361 gene encoding uncharacterized protein produces the protein MAAVARDGLAMPPAVVPAAEEEMRWWKLDSGVSAVSFGFVATAILVSMFLAMAILEHFLCPLAHTLGHAPPRGIHRRLRFFLGRGGERAAAPSSDLEAARKLQGHTPLEVRLWHTVPTRSPRLPPIYGATL, from the coding sequence ATGGCTGCCGTCGCGCGCGACGGGCTTGCGATGCCCCCAGCGGTTgtgcccgcggcggaggaggagatgCGGTGGTGGAAGCTAGACAGTGGCGTGAGCGCAGTATCGTTCGGGTTCGTGGCCACCGCCATCCTCGTGTCCATGTTCCTCGCCATGGCCATCCTCGAGCACTTCCTTTGCCCCCTGGCCCACACGCTCGGGCACGCGCCGCCCCGGGGGATCCACCGCCGACTCCGCTTCTTCCTCGGCCGCGGCGGTGAGCGTGCCGCTGCCCCCAGCTCGGATCTCGAGGCGGCGAGGAAGCTCCAAGGCCACACGCCCCTGGAGGTACGGCTATGGCATACTGTTCCCACACGCTCTCCTCGCCTCCCGCCCATCTATGGCGCCACACTTTAA